One segment of Solanum lycopersicum chromosome 1, SLM_r2.1 DNA contains the following:
- the LOC101254249 gene encoding endo-1,4-beta-xylanase 5 isoform X2, producing the protein MIAMGPREEPIYDHSAYTECKSVPEDALYNGGIMKDYRTNENKVIRSETNSYNFVLNNLSGDTIYSFSSWIRILDADSAVMKASLKTDDGTVKCVGNVIARAGCWSFLKGGFVLDLPSSYGLLYLQRSDGEKLNISISSVSLQPFTYQQWKKNQQDAIDKGRKCTAIIHISDVQGERVPGASIIIEQLSRDFPFGSAITKTILGNPAYQTWFKERYNAAVFEDELKWYSTENQQGVVNYTIPDQMLEFVRKNQIITRGHNIFWEDPRYIPSWVRNLTGPDLKSAVTSRIQSLMNKYKNEFIHWDVDNEMLHYDFYEQRLGINTSLEFFQTAQQLDPLAKLFMNDYNVVETCYDMNSTVDAYISKLRDLKQGGIFMDGIGLEGHFTVPNPPLIRAVLDKLATLKLPIWLTEVDISKNLDKETQARYLEMVLREGFSHPGVNGIMLWTGLHSNGCYQMCLTDNDFHNLPAGDIVDNLLKEWQTGVVHGETDEHGSFSFSGFLGEYKINVKSGNRTTNSTFSLYRGDDTRHLNIHL; encoded by the exons ATGATAGCAATGGGACCAAGAG aGGAACCAATTTATGATCACTCTGCATATACTGAG TGTAAATCAGTGCCAGAAGACGCACTTTACAATGGTGGGATAATGAAGGATTATAggacaaatgaaaataaagtcaTTCGATCAGAAACTAATTCGTATAACTTTGTTCTCAACAATCTCTCTGGTGATACCATCTATAGCTTTTCCA GTTGGATCAGGATACTTGATGCAGATTCAGCAGTGATGAAGGCAAGCTTGAAAACAGATGATGGAACAGTTAAGTGTGTAGGAAATGTGATTGCTAGGGCTGGTTGCTGGTCATTTTTAAAGGGTGGATTTGTGCTTGATTTGCCTTCCTCATATGGTCTACTTTATCTCCAG AGATCAGATGGAGAAAAGTTAAATATCTCGATTTCTAGTGTTTCGTTGCAGCCATTTACTTATcaacaatggaagaaaaaccaaCAAGACGCTATCGATAAA GGAAGAAAATGCACCGCGATTATTCATATTTCAGACGTGCAAGGAGAAAGAGTGCCTGGAGCTTCAATCATAATAGAGCAACTATCTAGAGATTTTCCATTTGGTTCTGCTATCACAAAGACAATTCTTGGAAATCCAGCATATCAG ACATGGTTTAAAGAGAGATACAATGCCGCAGTTTTTGAAGATGAACTGAAGTGGTATTCAACAGAAAATCAACAAGGAGTAGTGAACTATACAATACCTGATCAGATGCTGGAATTTGTCCGAAAGAACCAAATCATTACCAGAGGCCACAACATATTTTGGGAGGATCCGAGATACATTCCTTCATGGGTTCGGAACCTGACTGGTCCAGACCTTAAATCAGCTGTAACCTCCAGGATACAGAGTTTGATGAACAAATACAAGAATGAATTCATTCATTGGGATGTCGATAACGAGATGCTTCATTATGATTTCTATGAACAAAGACTTGGCATCAACACAAGTCTTGAGTTTTTTCAAACAGCACAACAGTTAGACCCTTTAGCCAAATTGTTTATGAATGACTATAATGTTGTAGAAACTTGCTATGACATGAATTCAACAGTTGATGCATACATTTCCAAGTTGAGAGATTTAAAACAAGGTGGAATATTCATGGATGGAATTGGCCTAGAAGGACATTTTACAGTACCAAATCCTCCACTTATCAGAGCAGTGTTAGACAAATTGGCTACACTTAAACTTCCTATATGGCTTACAGAAGTTGATATCAGCAAGAATCTTGATAAAGAAACTCAG GCTAGATATCTAGAGATGGTTTTGAGAGAGGGATTTTCACATCCAGGTGTAAATGGAATCATGCTTTGGACAGGATTACATTCTAATGGATGTTACCAAATGTGTTTAACAGATAACGATTTTCATAACCTACCTGCTGGGGACATAGTTGATAATTTGCTGAAAGAATGGCAAACTGGTGTGGTGCATGGTGAAACTGATGAGCATGGTTCATTTAGCTTTTCTGGTTTTTTAGGCGAGTATAAAATTAATGTCAAATCTGGAAACAGAACAACTAATTCAACATTCTCGTTATACAGAGGAGATGACACCAGGCATTTGAATATTCATTTGTAA
- the LOC101261172 gene encoding thaumatin-like protein 1 translates to MDFSYSSPSHFILSLCFALLILSRGVLGATFTFVNKCEYTVWPGILANAGSPTLQSTGFELPQESSRVFTAPTGWSGRFWGRTSCTFEGSGSGSCGTGDCGSGEVECNGAGAAPPATLAEFTLGTVGQDFYDVSLVDGYNLPMVVEASGGSGMCATTGCVTDLNQICPSELRSGGGEACRSACEAFNKPEYCCSGAYNTPSTCKPSMYSQMFKSACPRSYSYAYDDPTSTFTCSGADYTITFCPSTPSQKSTKDTTTPNGDGSYGATGTGVVDPATGGIESSSGQMGTGSGTGFEFGAGTGYGSGTETQPGSGSQAMLADGSYLAGLAMGESSRAFFPLNLAGSALATTLVSLVFL, encoded by the exons ATggatttttcatattcttcccCTTCACATTTCATTCTTAGTTTATGTTTTGCTCTCCTCATTTTATCCAGAG gTGTTTTAGGGGCTACATTTACATTTGTGAACAAATGTGAGTACACAGTATGGCCAGGGATTCTAGCAAATGCAGGTAGTCCAACTCTGCAAAGTACTGGATTTGAGCTTCCTCAAGAGTCTTCACGTGTATTCACAGCACCCACTGGTTGGTCCGGTAGGTTTTGGGGACGAACCAGTTGTACGTTTGAGGGATCCGGGTCGGGTTCTTGCGGAACAGGGGATTGCGGCTCCGGTGAGGTAGAATGTAACGGTGCTGGAGCTGCTCCGCCTGCTACTCTAGCGGAGTTTACATTGGGTACTGTTGGGCAGGATTTCTATGACGTGAGTTTGGTGGACGGGTACAATTTACCTATGGTGGTAGAAGCGTCGGGCGGGTCGGGTATGTGTGCGACAACGGGTTGCGTAACGGATCTGAATCAAATCTGCCCGTCGGAGCTGAGGAGTGGCGGTGGAGAGGCATGTAGAAGCGCGTGTGAGGCGTTTAACAAGCCGGAGTATTGCTGCAGCGGCGCGTACAATACACCGTCCACTTGTAAACCGTCAATGTACTCACAGATGTTCAAATCTGCGTGTCCAAGATCATACAGCTACGCTTATGATGATCCTACCAGTACTTTCACTTGCAGTGGTGCAGATTATACCATCACATTTTGTCCCTCTACCCCAAG TCAAAAATCTACAAAAGATACTACTACCCCCAATGGTGATGGGTCATATGGTGCTACTGGTACAGGAGTTGTGGACCCTGCAACAGGAGGAATCGAGTCAAGTTCGGGTCAAATGGGAACCGGATCAGGCACCGGGTTTGAGTTTGGTGCAGGAACAGGATATGGGTCAGGAACCGAAACACAGCCTGGATCGGGTTCACAAGCTATGCTAGCAGATGGATCCTATTTAGCTGGACTGGCTATGGGAGAATCAAGTAGGGCATTTTTTCCATTGAATTTAGCAGGCAGTGCTTTGGCTACAACTTTGGTTTCATTAGTTTTCTTGTAG
- the LOC101254249 gene encoding endo-1,4-beta-xylanase 5 isoform X1, producing the protein MKCQYLFLLIIGLFLSILPSFASYEEPIYDHSAYTECKSVPEDALYNGGIMKDYRTNENKVIRSETNSYNFVLNNLSGDTIYSFSSWIRILDADSAVMKASLKTDDGTVKCVGNVIARAGCWSFLKGGFVLDLPSSYGLLYLQRSDGEKLNISISSVSLQPFTYQQWKKNQQDAIDKGRKCTAIIHISDVQGERVPGASIIIEQLSRDFPFGSAITKTILGNPAYQTWFKERYNAAVFEDELKWYSTENQQGVVNYTIPDQMLEFVRKNQIITRGHNIFWEDPRYIPSWVRNLTGPDLKSAVTSRIQSLMNKYKNEFIHWDVDNEMLHYDFYEQRLGINTSLEFFQTAQQLDPLAKLFMNDYNVVETCYDMNSTVDAYISKLRDLKQGGIFMDGIGLEGHFTVPNPPLIRAVLDKLATLKLPIWLTEVDISKNLDKETQARYLEMVLREGFSHPGVNGIMLWTGLHSNGCYQMCLTDNDFHNLPAGDIVDNLLKEWQTGVVHGETDEHGSFSFSGFLGEYKINVKSGNRTTNSTFSLYRGDDTRHLNIHL; encoded by the exons ATGAAGTGCCAATACTTGTTTTTACTCATCATTGGACTCTTTCTCAGCATACTTCCCTCCTTTGCTTCTTATG aGGAACCAATTTATGATCACTCTGCATATACTGAG TGTAAATCAGTGCCAGAAGACGCACTTTACAATGGTGGGATAATGAAGGATTATAggacaaatgaaaataaagtcaTTCGATCAGAAACTAATTCGTATAACTTTGTTCTCAACAATCTCTCTGGTGATACCATCTATAGCTTTTCCA GTTGGATCAGGATACTTGATGCAGATTCAGCAGTGATGAAGGCAAGCTTGAAAACAGATGATGGAACAGTTAAGTGTGTAGGAAATGTGATTGCTAGGGCTGGTTGCTGGTCATTTTTAAAGGGTGGATTTGTGCTTGATTTGCCTTCCTCATATGGTCTACTTTATCTCCAG AGATCAGATGGAGAAAAGTTAAATATCTCGATTTCTAGTGTTTCGTTGCAGCCATTTACTTATcaacaatggaagaaaaaccaaCAAGACGCTATCGATAAA GGAAGAAAATGCACCGCGATTATTCATATTTCAGACGTGCAAGGAGAAAGAGTGCCTGGAGCTTCAATCATAATAGAGCAACTATCTAGAGATTTTCCATTTGGTTCTGCTATCACAAAGACAATTCTTGGAAATCCAGCATATCAG ACATGGTTTAAAGAGAGATACAATGCCGCAGTTTTTGAAGATGAACTGAAGTGGTATTCAACAGAAAATCAACAAGGAGTAGTGAACTATACAATACCTGATCAGATGCTGGAATTTGTCCGAAAGAACCAAATCATTACCAGAGGCCACAACATATTTTGGGAGGATCCGAGATACATTCCTTCATGGGTTCGGAACCTGACTGGTCCAGACCTTAAATCAGCTGTAACCTCCAGGATACAGAGTTTGATGAACAAATACAAGAATGAATTCATTCATTGGGATGTCGATAACGAGATGCTTCATTATGATTTCTATGAACAAAGACTTGGCATCAACACAAGTCTTGAGTTTTTTCAAACAGCACAACAGTTAGACCCTTTAGCCAAATTGTTTATGAATGACTATAATGTTGTAGAAACTTGCTATGACATGAATTCAACAGTTGATGCATACATTTCCAAGTTGAGAGATTTAAAACAAGGTGGAATATTCATGGATGGAATTGGCCTAGAAGGACATTTTACAGTACCAAATCCTCCACTTATCAGAGCAGTGTTAGACAAATTGGCTACACTTAAACTTCCTATATGGCTTACAGAAGTTGATATCAGCAAGAATCTTGATAAAGAAACTCAG GCTAGATATCTAGAGATGGTTTTGAGAGAGGGATTTTCACATCCAGGTGTAAATGGAATCATGCTTTGGACAGGATTACATTCTAATGGATGTTACCAAATGTGTTTAACAGATAACGATTTTCATAACCTACCTGCTGGGGACATAGTTGATAATTTGCTGAAAGAATGGCAAACTGGTGTGGTGCATGGTGAAACTGATGAGCATGGTTCATTTAGCTTTTCTGGTTTTTTAGGCGAGTATAAAATTAATGTCAAATCTGGAAACAGAACAACTAATTCAACATTCTCGTTATACAGAGGAGATGACACCAGGCATTTGAATATTCATTTGTAA
- the LOC101261467 gene encoding protein NUCLEAR FUSION DEFECTIVE 4, with amino-acid sequence MTFVFSYNSPVGKWLGFVAAVWVQAISGNNYTFSNYSDALKSLMALTQLQLNNLSVAKDVGKAFGILAGLASDRLSTPVILFIGGIEGFIGYGVQWLVVSGTIKPLPYWVMCIFLCMGGNSTTWMNTAVLVTCIRNFRKNRGPVTGILKGYVGLSTAIFTDICSALFSSDPATFLLILAVVPFSVCLAAIVFLREIPPSSTSAEEKEEVKYFGVINIIAVIIAVYLLVFDISGTHGKVFSQFFAAILLVLIASPLFIPIHLMVKNFIRENSENFDVEGNNNVAEPLLCVEETVTEEVEKKETVVVEENKVPVAVEKRQPVIGEDHTIFEAIRTLDFWILFVSFLCGVGTGLTVMNNLGQMGLALGYVDVSIFVSLTSIWGFFGRIISGSVSEYFIKKAAVPRPIWNAASQILMAVGYICLAMAMPGSLYIGSIVVGICYGVRLAISVPAASELFGLKYYGLIYNVLILNLPLGSFLFSGLLAGLLYDAQATTTADGGNTCVGAHCYRLVFIVMAIACIIGFGLDILLSIRTRSLYGKIYASKKAKKTSTSILS; translated from the exons ATGACTTTTGTATTCAGTTACAATTCTCCCGTCGGAAAATGGCTTGGCTTCGTCGCCGCCGTTTGGGTACAAGCTATTTCCGGCAACAATTACACTTTCTCTAACTACTCCGACGCTTTAAAGTCTCTAATGGCACTCACTCAGCTCCAATTAAACAACCTCTCAGTAGCTAAGGATGTCGGAAAAGCGTTCGGGATACTCGCCGGACTTGCCTCCGACCGTCTATCTACTCCGGTTATTCTTTTCATTGGAGGAATCGAAGGTTTCATTGGTTACGGTGTACAATGGCTTGTCGTTAGTGGTACAATTAAACCTCTTCCTTACTGGGTCATGTGTATATTTTTATGCATGGGAGGTAACAGTACTACATGGATGAACACCGCCGTATTAGTTACTTGTATAAGGAATTTCAGGAAAAACAGGGGACCTGTAACCGGGATTTTGAAAGGATATGTTGGATTGAGTACGGCAATATTCACCGATATTTGTTCGGCGTTATTTTCCAGCGATCCAGCTACTTTCTTACTCATACTTGCCGTAGTTCCTTTTTCCGTTTGTCTCGCGGCGATTGTCTTTCTCCGTGAAATTCCACCTTCCTCAACTTCTGCAGAAGAAAAGGAAGAGGTCAAATACTTCGGCGTCATTAACATAATTGCCGTCATTATAGCTGTTTATTTGTTAGTATTTGACATTTCCGGTACTCATGGCAAAgttttttcacaattttttgcTGCAATACTTCTGGTACTTATAGCATCGCCTTTGTTCATTCCGATTCACCTTATGGTGAAAAATTTTATCCGCGAAAATTCAGAGAACTTTGACGTTGAAGGGAATAACAATGTTGCAGAGCCATTACTGTGCGTTGAAGAAACGGTTACAGAAGAAGTTGAGAAAAAGGAGACTGTTGTAGTGGAGGAAAATAAGGTGCCAGTTGCAGTGGAGAAACGGCAACCTGTTATTGGAGAAGATCACACGATTTTCGAGGCAATAAGGACTCTGGATTTCTGGATCTTGTTTGTATCATTTCTTTGTGGAGTTGGAACAGGTTTGACTGTGATGAACAATTTGGGGCAAATGGGATTAGCTCTGGgatatgttgatgtttccaTTTTCGTCTCCCTCACCAGCATTTGGGGATTTTTCGGTCGAATTATTTCCGGCTCCGTCTCCGAATACTTCATCAA GAAAGCTGCAGTGCCAAGACCAATATGGAATGCGGCTTCACAGATTCTGATGGCTGTTGGATACATCTGTTTAGCCATGGCTATGCCAGGATCACTCTACATTGGCTCCATTGTGGTTGGAATTTGCTATGGGGTTCGTCTTGCCATATCTGTTCCAGCTGCTTCTGAACTCTTTGGTCTCAAATATTACGGTCTCATTTATAATGTCCTAATTCTCAACCTTCCACTCGGCTCATTTCTCTTCTCTGGTTTGCTTGCGGGTCTGTTATATGATGCTCAGGCTACAACAACAGCTGATGGTGGTAACACTTGTGTAGGTGCTCACTGCTACAGGCTTGTATTTATAGTTATGGCTATAGCTTGCATCATTGGGTTCGGCTTGGATATTTTGTTATCCATTAGAACCAGGAGCTTATATGGTAAGATTTATGCAAGCAAGAAAGCCAAGAAGACTAGTACTAGTATATTGTCTTGA
- the LOC101254249 gene encoding endo-1,4-beta-xylanase 5 isoform X4 yields MKASLKTDDGTVKCVGNVIARAGCWSFLKGGFVLDLPSSYGLLYLQRSDGEKLNISISSVSLQPFTYQQWKKNQQDAIDKGRKCTAIIHISDVQGERVPGASIIIEQLSRDFPFGSAITKTILGNPAYQTWFKERYNAAVFEDELKWYSTENQQGVVNYTIPDQMLEFVRKNQIITRGHNIFWEDPRYIPSWVRNLTGPDLKSAVTSRIQSLMNKYKNEFIHWDVDNEMLHYDFYEQRLGINTSLEFFQTAQQLDPLAKLFMNDYNVVETCYDMNSTVDAYISKLRDLKQGGIFMDGIGLEGHFTVPNPPLIRAVLDKLATLKLPIWLTEVDISKNLDKETQARYLEMVLREGFSHPGVNGIMLWTGLHSNGCYQMCLTDNDFHNLPAGDIVDNLLKEWQTGVVHGETDEHGSFSFSGFLGEYKINVKSGNRTTNSTFSLYRGDDTRHLNIHL; encoded by the exons ATGAAGGCAAGCTTGAAAACAGATGATGGAACAGTTAAGTGTGTAGGAAATGTGATTGCTAGGGCTGGTTGCTGGTCATTTTTAAAGGGTGGATTTGTGCTTGATTTGCCTTCCTCATATGGTCTACTTTATCTCCAG AGATCAGATGGAGAAAAGTTAAATATCTCGATTTCTAGTGTTTCGTTGCAGCCATTTACTTATcaacaatggaagaaaaaccaaCAAGACGCTATCGATAAA GGAAGAAAATGCACCGCGATTATTCATATTTCAGACGTGCAAGGAGAAAGAGTGCCTGGAGCTTCAATCATAATAGAGCAACTATCTAGAGATTTTCCATTTGGTTCTGCTATCACAAAGACAATTCTTGGAAATCCAGCATATCAG ACATGGTTTAAAGAGAGATACAATGCCGCAGTTTTTGAAGATGAACTGAAGTGGTATTCAACAGAAAATCAACAAGGAGTAGTGAACTATACAATACCTGATCAGATGCTGGAATTTGTCCGAAAGAACCAAATCATTACCAGAGGCCACAACATATTTTGGGAGGATCCGAGATACATTCCTTCATGGGTTCGGAACCTGACTGGTCCAGACCTTAAATCAGCTGTAACCTCCAGGATACAGAGTTTGATGAACAAATACAAGAATGAATTCATTCATTGGGATGTCGATAACGAGATGCTTCATTATGATTTCTATGAACAAAGACTTGGCATCAACACAAGTCTTGAGTTTTTTCAAACAGCACAACAGTTAGACCCTTTAGCCAAATTGTTTATGAATGACTATAATGTTGTAGAAACTTGCTATGACATGAATTCAACAGTTGATGCATACATTTCCAAGTTGAGAGATTTAAAACAAGGTGGAATATTCATGGATGGAATTGGCCTAGAAGGACATTTTACAGTACCAAATCCTCCACTTATCAGAGCAGTGTTAGACAAATTGGCTACACTTAAACTTCCTATATGGCTTACAGAAGTTGATATCAGCAAGAATCTTGATAAAGAAACTCAG GCTAGATATCTAGAGATGGTTTTGAGAGAGGGATTTTCACATCCAGGTGTAAATGGAATCATGCTTTGGACAGGATTACATTCTAATGGATGTTACCAAATGTGTTTAACAGATAACGATTTTCATAACCTACCTGCTGGGGACATAGTTGATAATTTGCTGAAAGAATGGCAAACTGGTGTGGTGCATGGTGAAACTGATGAGCATGGTTCATTTAGCTTTTCTGGTTTTTTAGGCGAGTATAAAATTAATGTCAAATCTGGAAACAGAACAACTAATTCAACATTCTCGTTATACAGAGGAGATGACACCAGGCATTTGAATATTCATTTGTAA
- the LOC101254249 gene encoding endo-1,4-beta-xylanase 5 isoform X3, which yields MKDYRTNENKVIRSETNSYNFVLNNLSGDTIYSFSSWIRILDADSAVMKASLKTDDGTVKCVGNVIARAGCWSFLKGGFVLDLPSSYGLLYLQRSDGEKLNISISSVSLQPFTYQQWKKNQQDAIDKGRKCTAIIHISDVQGERVPGASIIIEQLSRDFPFGSAITKTILGNPAYQTWFKERYNAAVFEDELKWYSTENQQGVVNYTIPDQMLEFVRKNQIITRGHNIFWEDPRYIPSWVRNLTGPDLKSAVTSRIQSLMNKYKNEFIHWDVDNEMLHYDFYEQRLGINTSLEFFQTAQQLDPLAKLFMNDYNVVETCYDMNSTVDAYISKLRDLKQGGIFMDGIGLEGHFTVPNPPLIRAVLDKLATLKLPIWLTEVDISKNLDKETQARYLEMVLREGFSHPGVNGIMLWTGLHSNGCYQMCLTDNDFHNLPAGDIVDNLLKEWQTGVVHGETDEHGSFSFSGFLGEYKINVKSGNRTTNSTFSLYRGDDTRHLNIHL from the exons ATGAAGGATTATAggacaaatgaaaataaagtcaTTCGATCAGAAACTAATTCGTATAACTTTGTTCTCAACAATCTCTCTGGTGATACCATCTATAGCTTTTCCA GTTGGATCAGGATACTTGATGCAGATTCAGCAGTGATGAAGGCAAGCTTGAAAACAGATGATGGAACAGTTAAGTGTGTAGGAAATGTGATTGCTAGGGCTGGTTGCTGGTCATTTTTAAAGGGTGGATTTGTGCTTGATTTGCCTTCCTCATATGGTCTACTTTATCTCCAG AGATCAGATGGAGAAAAGTTAAATATCTCGATTTCTAGTGTTTCGTTGCAGCCATTTACTTATcaacaatggaagaaaaaccaaCAAGACGCTATCGATAAA GGAAGAAAATGCACCGCGATTATTCATATTTCAGACGTGCAAGGAGAAAGAGTGCCTGGAGCTTCAATCATAATAGAGCAACTATCTAGAGATTTTCCATTTGGTTCTGCTATCACAAAGACAATTCTTGGAAATCCAGCATATCAG ACATGGTTTAAAGAGAGATACAATGCCGCAGTTTTTGAAGATGAACTGAAGTGGTATTCAACAGAAAATCAACAAGGAGTAGTGAACTATACAATACCTGATCAGATGCTGGAATTTGTCCGAAAGAACCAAATCATTACCAGAGGCCACAACATATTTTGGGAGGATCCGAGATACATTCCTTCATGGGTTCGGAACCTGACTGGTCCAGACCTTAAATCAGCTGTAACCTCCAGGATACAGAGTTTGATGAACAAATACAAGAATGAATTCATTCATTGGGATGTCGATAACGAGATGCTTCATTATGATTTCTATGAACAAAGACTTGGCATCAACACAAGTCTTGAGTTTTTTCAAACAGCACAACAGTTAGACCCTTTAGCCAAATTGTTTATGAATGACTATAATGTTGTAGAAACTTGCTATGACATGAATTCAACAGTTGATGCATACATTTCCAAGTTGAGAGATTTAAAACAAGGTGGAATATTCATGGATGGAATTGGCCTAGAAGGACATTTTACAGTACCAAATCCTCCACTTATCAGAGCAGTGTTAGACAAATTGGCTACACTTAAACTTCCTATATGGCTTACAGAAGTTGATATCAGCAAGAATCTTGATAAAGAAACTCAG GCTAGATATCTAGAGATGGTTTTGAGAGAGGGATTTTCACATCCAGGTGTAAATGGAATCATGCTTTGGACAGGATTACATTCTAATGGATGTTACCAAATGTGTTTAACAGATAACGATTTTCATAACCTACCTGCTGGGGACATAGTTGATAATTTGCTGAAAGAATGGCAAACTGGTGTGGTGCATGGTGAAACTGATGAGCATGGTTCATTTAGCTTTTCTGGTTTTTTAGGCGAGTATAAAATTAATGTCAAATCTGGAAACAGAACAACTAATTCAACATTCTCGTTATACAGAGGAGATGACACCAGGCATTTGAATATTCATTTGTAA